In Nocardioides luti, the DNA window AGGTGCCCTGCGTCCACAGGACCGGGACCTGGTCCTGGCCGTCGATGGCGCTCACCTGGGTGCTGTGCACGACCTCGTAGCCGCCGCTGGGCAGCTTCTCGCCCTTGAGCACGGCGATCGCGAGCGGCTTGCCGACCGAGGCGATCGTCTTGATGTCGCCGGTGAGGCCGATGAAGGACGGGTCGTAGCGGTCCAGGTAGGTACGCAGCGCGGACTCGGTGTCGCGCTGGGGGTCGGTGGTCACGAAGACCACGTCCACCTTGCTGCGGTCGGAGGCGTCGAGGCGGGTCATCGCCGAGGCGAGCGCGGACATCACGACCTGGCAGATGTCGGGGCAGTTGATGTAGCCGAAGAACACCAGCGTGAG includes these proteins:
- a CDS encoding SCO family protein; this encodes MADRTTRGLLAGLVAGLLLVLTACGGDDAGAEFRGAVLDQPYTVPDTALTDTEGQPFSLAKDTTKPLTLVFFGYINCPDICQVVMSALASAMTRLDASDRSKVDVVFVTTDPQRDTESALRTYLDRYDPSFIGLTGDIKTIASVGKPLAIAVLKGEKLPSGGYEVVHSTQVSAIDGQDQVPVLWTQGTSAAQFAADIHTLLGKES